One Brumimicrobium sp. DNA window includes the following coding sequences:
- a CDS encoding ATP-binding cassette domain-containing protein — MIRIENITKYYNHQLILNDISFTLEKGKIVGLLGPNGAGKTTLMRIINRIIQQDKGHISFDEQLFKEKHLAEIGYLPEERGLYPSMTVEKQILFIGQLRGLTKSEARTQMEAWLNKFEIASWKKKRIEELSKGMAQKIQFICTVLHEPSILILDEPFSGFDPLNIELIRKELLSMKEKGKTIIISTHNMNNVEELCDEVILINKGEIVLQGRVHELREQYKDGMYKITFQGNMIAFANALWVGYEIVDKEVQGDDVFTVYLKMRKENEINDLLRDVMNAIHIIGVEEVLPRMETIFIQSIQKQAVNE; from the coding sequence ATGATACGCATAGAAAATATCACTAAGTATTACAATCACCAATTGATATTAAATGATATTTCATTTACGTTAGAGAAAGGTAAAATCGTTGGTTTATTAGGACCGAATGGTGCAGGAAAAACCACGTTGATGCGTATTATTAATCGTATTATTCAACAGGATAAAGGACATATTTCTTTTGACGAACAATTATTTAAAGAGAAACATCTTGCTGAAATTGGATATCTTCCTGAAGAAAGGGGTTTATATCCTTCTATGACTGTAGAAAAACAAATTTTGTTCATTGGTCAATTAAGAGGTCTCACCAAGAGTGAAGCAAGGACACAAATGGAAGCTTGGTTGAATAAATTTGAGATTGCTTCTTGGAAAAAGAAACGTATTGAGGAACTCTCTAAGGGAATGGCTCAGAAAATCCAATTTATCTGTACAGTTCTACACGAGCCTTCTATATTAATTCTAGATGAACCATTCAGCGGTTTTGATCCGTTGAATATTGAATTGATTCGAAAGGAATTGCTGAGCATGAAAGAAAAAGGGAAGACCATTATTATTTCTACTCATAACATGAATAATGTAGAGGAATTGTGTGATGAGGTTATTCTAATTAATAAAGGAGAAATCGTTCTTCAAGGAAGAGTACATGAATTACGCGAACAATATAAAGATGGAATGTATAAAATTACTTTCCAAGGCAATATGATTGCTTTTGCAAATGCGCTGTGGGTGGGTTACGAGATTGTAGATAAGGAAGTGCAAGGAGATGATGTCTTTACAGTTTATTTAAAGATGAGAAAGGAAAATGAAATCAATGACCTTTTGAGAGATGTTATGAATGCAATTCATATTATTGGGGTAGAAGAGGTTTTACCTCGTATGGAAACTATTTTTATTCAATCTATTCAAAAACAAGCGGTAAATGAATAA
- a CDS encoding ABC transporter permease — MNKIALIAKREIAERLGSRSFRAFMILGPILVLAALYLFFALTTSTKKDWNVLIMDKNELLKGKLTPSHPKDMTFDFINAFVEYDEFANLSQFKKYDLAVTINEKVISNKHVTILYKEYPPLNVQRKLVYFLERRVEELMVEQFTDLPIEKFREIKQSLAFHLIDANDPRNEKSNTASWVGFAFGTLIFLFIFSFGMTILRSVSREKTNRVVEVLLSSVKARQLLSGKVIGIGIAAILQFLVWILVIGVGLYVFRETLFPDLFSGKFIAQEIVKDNLDEAVFNQSPFVDLIYKDIQYGNMLLFFLLFFIGGYLFYGSFYAMLGASVGSESDGQQFVIPLTILILLSVASGYYLIYYPSINLEMWLGFIPFTSPMIMMIKLSNGFDSGDSWQLFLSLFILIISAYGMLVLAGRIYKNGLLRYNHRLKFVMLLKWMKKS, encoded by the coding sequence ATGAATAAGATAGCACTTATAGCAAAACGTGAAATAGCTGAACGCTTGGGAAGTCGTTCTTTTCGTGCGTTTATGATATTGGGACCTATTCTCGTCCTTGCCGCTCTATATCTGTTTTTCGCCTTAACAACTTCTACAAAAAAAGATTGGAATGTTCTTATCATGGATAAAAATGAGCTTCTAAAAGGAAAATTAACTCCATCTCACCCAAAGGATATGACATTTGATTTTATCAATGCTTTTGTGGAATACGATGAATTTGCCAATCTGTCTCAATTTAAGAAATATGATTTAGCCGTTACTATTAATGAAAAAGTGATTAGTAATAAACATGTTACTATCTTGTATAAAGAGTATCCCCCGTTGAATGTTCAGCGAAAATTAGTCTATTTCTTAGAACGTAGGGTAGAAGAATTAATGGTGGAGCAATTCACTGATTTGCCCATAGAGAAGTTTAGAGAGATTAAACAATCACTTGCATTTCACTTGATAGATGCCAATGATCCACGAAATGAAAAGTCTAACACGGCTAGTTGGGTGGGCTTTGCTTTTGGGACGCTCATCTTCTTATTTATTTTCTCTTTTGGAATGACTATCTTACGTAGTGTATCACGAGAGAAAACCAATAGAGTGGTAGAAGTATTATTATCTAGTGTAAAGGCACGACAATTATTATCAGGCAAAGTAATAGGAATAGGTATTGCTGCGATTCTACAGTTCCTTGTGTGGATACTGGTAATAGGTGTGGGACTTTATGTATTTCGAGAGACACTCTTTCCGGACCTATTCAGTGGAAAATTTATTGCTCAAGAGATTGTAAAAGATAATTTGGATGAAGCTGTTTTTAACCAAAGCCCTTTTGTTGATTTGATTTATAAGGATATTCAATATGGGAATATGTTGCTATTTTTCCTTCTGTTTTTTATCGGAGGCTATCTTTTTTATGGCTCTTTTTATGCTATGTTGGGAGCTTCTGTGGGTTCTGAGTCAGATGGGCAACAATTTGTGATTCCACTCACTATCTTGATTTTATTATCGGTTGCTTCGGGTTATTATTTAATTTACTATCCATCAATAAATTTAGAGATGTGGCTTGGATTTATACCTTTCACATCGCCCATGATTATGATGATTAAACTCTCGAATGGTTTTGATTCAGGGGATTCTTGGCAATTGTTCTTGTCCTTATTTATCCTGATTATTTCAGCTTATGGAATGTTGGTTTTAGCTGGAAGAATTTATAAAAATGGACTGCTACGTTATAATCACCGTTTAAAATTTGTCATGTTGCTCAAATGGATGAAAAAGAGCTAG